The following proteins are encoded in a genomic region of Mycolicibacterium confluentis:
- a CDS encoding acetate--CoA ligase family protein: MLEARSVAVVGASPRQDSFGARMVTEARRGSARVHLVNPRYDSIDGIACVPRLDALPESPDLVLLGVPDATLLGQLTEAASIGARSAVLFGSAHQPGLRDSVTAVAADAGMALCGAGCMGFINNASGVRALGYLEPHPLPQGGIALVTHSGSAFSTLLRTHRGFGFRLAVSSGQELVTDTADYIDYALDDPETALIALLLETPRDAARLRSSLLRAAEREVPVVILTVGGSPRGRAMVAAHSGALAGDTEAWAAFCAATGAVRVTDLAEFTDTVELFAAGRRRRPGRHGIATVHDSGAERALCADIAHAAGVEFADLSPATTAAIGALLDDGLSATNPLDVWGTGQDTFGLFGACLQQMADDPAVAVTALAVDLVPEFDGDTAYPDAVIDVARRTDAPLAVLTSVPSAIDGAAARRLRENGVAVLEGVRSGVAALGHLATWPSSTDRTPRAIDEVRRERWRRRFAAGDLGGFELLRDYGVPVVESRSATGLDEALRAAERMGYPVALKTTAVAHKSDVGGVVLNLTGPAALSAAYSTMTETLGPGATVDAMVTPGVEISVGFVRDAAFGPLVVVAAGGVHVEVLGDRVVACPPVSPTLADELLNRLRIAPLLHGWRGQPPADIAALVRVVVGFSALAAELGDVLDAVEANPVIVSPTGAVAVDALTLPRAQKML; the protein is encoded by the coding sequence ATGCTCGAGGCCCGCTCGGTTGCGGTGGTGGGTGCCAGTCCCCGCCAGGACAGCTTCGGCGCCCGCATGGTGACCGAGGCCCGGCGTGGGAGCGCGCGCGTGCACCTGGTGAACCCGCGCTACGACTCCATCGACGGAATCGCCTGCGTGCCCCGCCTGGACGCGTTGCCGGAGTCGCCGGACCTGGTGCTGTTGGGCGTGCCCGATGCCACTCTGCTCGGACAGTTGACGGAGGCAGCGTCGATCGGTGCGCGTTCAGCGGTGCTGTTCGGGTCCGCACATCAACCGGGACTGCGTGATTCGGTCACCGCGGTGGCAGCCGACGCCGGCATGGCACTGTGCGGTGCGGGATGCATGGGTTTCATCAACAACGCCTCCGGCGTGCGCGCCCTGGGATACCTGGAACCGCACCCCCTGCCGCAGGGCGGCATCGCGCTCGTGACCCATTCCGGGTCGGCGTTCTCGACGCTGCTGCGCACCCACCGCGGGTTCGGTTTCCGACTCGCGGTGTCCTCGGGTCAGGAACTCGTCACCGACACCGCGGACTACATCGACTACGCACTTGACGATCCGGAGACCGCCCTGATCGCCCTGCTGCTCGAGACTCCACGCGATGCGGCCCGACTGCGGTCCTCGCTGCTTCGGGCCGCTGAACGCGAAGTCCCCGTGGTGATCCTGACGGTCGGTGGTTCACCGCGCGGACGCGCCATGGTCGCCGCGCATTCCGGGGCCTTGGCGGGCGACACCGAGGCATGGGCCGCGTTCTGCGCTGCGACCGGCGCTGTGCGCGTCACTGACTTGGCGGAATTCACCGACACAGTCGAGCTCTTCGCGGCCGGGCGGAGAAGGCGCCCCGGTCGACACGGCATCGCGACGGTGCACGACTCCGGCGCCGAACGTGCCCTGTGCGCCGACATCGCGCACGCCGCGGGCGTCGAGTTCGCCGATCTGTCCCCCGCCACCACCGCCGCGATCGGCGCACTGCTCGACGACGGTCTGTCGGCCACCAATCCGCTCGACGTCTGGGGCACGGGGCAGGACACGTTCGGCCTGTTCGGCGCGTGCCTTCAGCAGATGGCCGACGATCCCGCGGTCGCCGTCACCGCGCTGGCGGTCGATCTGGTCCCCGAGTTCGACGGCGACACGGCCTACCCCGACGCCGTCATCGACGTCGCACGCCGCACCGACGCACCGTTGGCGGTGCTGACGTCGGTGCCGTCGGCGATCGACGGCGCGGCAGCACGCCGCCTGCGGGAGAACGGCGTCGCCGTGCTCGAGGGTGTGCGCAGCGGTGTTGCGGCACTGGGACATCTCGCGACATGGCCATCCTCGACCGACCGCACGCCGAGGGCAATCGACGAGGTCCGACGGGAACGATGGCGCCGTCGGTTCGCCGCGGGAGATCTCGGGGGGTTCGAACTGCTCCGCGACTACGGTGTTCCCGTCGTCGAGTCCCGTTCCGCCACCGGACTCGACGAGGCCCTGCGCGCCGCGGAGAGGATGGGCTACCCCGTGGCATTGAAGACCACGGCCGTCGCGCACAAGAGCGATGTCGGCGGTGTCGTGCTGAACCTCACCGGTCCGGCCGCGCTCAGCGCCGCCTACTCGACGATGACGGAAACTCTCGGGCCCGGCGCCACCGTCGACGCGATGGTGACGCCGGGCGTCGAGATCTCGGTGGGGTTTGTGCGTGACGCGGCATTCGGTCCGCTTGTGGTGGTGGCTGCGGGCGGCGTACATGTCGAGGTACTGGGTGATCGCGTGGTGGCCTGTCCGCCGGTGTCTCCGACTCTCGCGGACGAACTGCTCAACAGACTCCGCATCGCGCCCCTGTTGCACGGGTGGCGTGGTCAACCTCCAGCAGACATCGCGGCGTTGGTACGTGTGGTCGTCGGATTCTCCGCCCTGGCCGCAGAACTCGGCGATGTCCTCGATGCGGTCGAGGCGAATCCGGTGATCGTGTCGCCGACCGGCGCGGTCGCGGTCGACGCTCTGACGCTTCCGCGCGCTCAGAAGATGCTGTAG
- a CDS encoding phytoene desaturase family protein, with translation MSNEYDALVIGGGHNGLVSAAYLARSGARTLVLEARHTLGGAATTEAPWAEAPHLRVTRLSYVMSLMPPTIVRDLNLERHGYKVHPMGPYYQAFPEGGSLTIYEDDPARTHEQLARFSKRDADAWPKWNAWLEGIADVMGPLLTQVPPNIGSHRPGDLVDLAKLAWGQRGITTRLTADVTRLLTMSIADLLDDWFESPQIKGALAVNGVIGTWAGPREPGTAYVMAHHSIGDVGDGQLGSWGYPEGGMGAVSDAIARSARSFGAEIRTHARVSRLLVRNGRVQGAVLENGDEIHAPVVVTTLHPKIAFLDQISPSELPDDFVNDIEHWKSRSGVVKINLALGELPNFTADPSTGIAEHHTGSVEMAPTLDYIEAAFQDARNGRPALLPFSDSVIPTTLDPTLNPDGTHIMSLFTQWVPADWSQAPHTEELDAYADRLIELYDEVAPGFKSSILHRDIVGPHEMEQEYGLIGGNIFHGELSLEQLFHMRPAPGFADYRTPIAGLYNGSSATHAGGGVCGIPGWQAARAALRDNRRAGRRLRLTLGRRS, from the coding sequence ATGTCGAACGAGTACGACGCACTGGTCATCGGAGGCGGGCACAACGGCCTCGTCTCGGCCGCCTACCTGGCCCGGTCAGGCGCCCGCACCCTGGTCCTGGAGGCCCGGCACACGCTGGGCGGGGCGGCCACCACTGAAGCCCCCTGGGCCGAGGCTCCGCACCTGCGGGTCACTCGTCTGTCATACGTCATGAGCCTCATGCCGCCCACCATCGTGCGGGACCTCAACCTGGAGCGCCACGGCTACAAGGTGCACCCGATGGGGCCCTACTACCAGGCCTTTCCCGAGGGAGGGTCGCTTACCATCTATGAGGACGACCCAGCCCGAACCCACGAGCAGTTGGCCAGATTCTCCAAGCGCGACGCCGACGCGTGGCCCAAATGGAACGCCTGGCTTGAGGGCATCGCCGACGTGATGGGTCCCCTGCTGACACAGGTGCCGCCGAACATCGGATCACACCGTCCCGGGGACCTCGTCGACCTCGCCAAACTGGCATGGGGTCAGCGCGGCATCACCACCAGGCTGACCGCCGATGTCACGCGACTGCTGACCATGAGCATCGCCGACCTGCTCGACGACTGGTTTGAATCACCGCAGATAAAAGGCGCTTTGGCGGTCAACGGCGTGATCGGCACATGGGCCGGCCCCCGCGAGCCCGGGACGGCCTACGTCATGGCGCACCATTCGATCGGCGACGTGGGCGACGGTCAACTCGGCAGTTGGGGCTATCCCGAAGGCGGGATGGGTGCGGTCTCCGACGCGATCGCGCGCTCGGCCCGCAGCTTCGGGGCCGAGATCCGCACGCACGCCCGAGTGTCCCGTCTTCTCGTCCGCAACGGTCGCGTCCAGGGCGCGGTCCTGGAGAACGGTGACGAGATCCACGCGCCGGTGGTGGTGACCACGCTGCATCCCAAGATCGCGTTCCTCGACCAGATTTCGCCCTCTGAACTGCCCGACGACTTCGTCAACGACATCGAGCACTGGAAGAGCCGCAGCGGGGTCGTCAAGATCAACCTGGCACTGGGCGAACTGCCCAACTTCACCGCGGATCCCAGCACCGGGATCGCCGAACACCACACCGGTTCGGTGGAGATGGCGCCCACGCTGGACTACATTGAGGCGGCTTTCCAGGACGCCCGCAACGGCAGGCCCGCACTCCTGCCGTTCAGCGACAGCGTCATTCCCACCACCCTGGATCCGACGCTGAATCCCGATGGCACACACATCATGTCGCTGTTCACCCAATGGGTGCCCGCCGACTGGTCACAGGCACCGCACACCGAGGAACTCGACGCCTACGCCGACCGCCTGATCGAGTTGTACGACGAGGTGGCACCGGGATTCAAGTCCTCGATCCTGCACCGCGACATCGTCGGCCCCCACGAAATGGAGCAGGAGTACGGGCTCATCGGAGGGAACATCTTCCACGGTGAGCTGTCACTGGAGCAGTTGTTCCACATGCGCCCCGCACCGGGGTTCGCCGACTACCGCACACCCATCGCAGGCCTCTACAACGGAAGTTCGGCGACGCACGCGGGTGGCGGCGTCTGCGGCATTCCCGGCTGGCAGGCCGCGCGAGCCGCGTTGCGGGACAACAGGCGTGCGGGACGACGGCTCCGCCTCACCCTGGGCAGGCGCTCCTGA
- a CDS encoding TetR/AcrR family transcriptional regulator, protein MADPAPATEGNEARRTQMLRAAAELICERGFADTRIADVAKRAGVSSALVIYYFGTRDRLLVDALRHSEESFYSAAEQMLAEVGSLRERLSLLIRWTCVPEGDAADEIPGAWGLWFDLWAQAFRHDEVRAGRIELDARWRRMIIDALESAAPGELRSTVDARLFALEFSALLDGLSIQVALEDPEVDSEMAYDIAMRFAERELDLPPARKAAANGSTARRR, encoded by the coding sequence ATGGCAGACCCAGCTCCGGCGACGGAGGGCAATGAGGCCCGCCGTACCCAGATGCTGCGCGCGGCAGCGGAACTGATCTGCGAGCGCGGTTTCGCCGACACACGCATCGCCGATGTGGCGAAGCGGGCCGGGGTCAGTTCGGCACTGGTCATCTACTACTTCGGCACCCGGGACAGGCTGCTCGTCGATGCGCTCCGGCACTCCGAGGAGTCGTTCTACAGCGCGGCCGAGCAGATGCTCGCAGAGGTCGGATCACTGCGCGAACGGCTTTCGCTGCTGATTCGATGGACCTGCGTGCCCGAGGGTGACGCGGCGGACGAGATCCCGGGCGCCTGGGGGCTGTGGTTCGACCTGTGGGCACAGGCGTTCCGGCACGACGAGGTGCGGGCCGGACGTATCGAACTCGACGCGCGGTGGCGCCGGATGATCATCGACGCCCTGGAGTCGGCGGCGCCCGGTGAGCTGCGCAGCACCGTGGACGCCAGGCTGTTCGCGCTCGAGTTCAGTGCGCTGCTCGACGGGCTGTCCATCCAGGTCGCGCTGGAGGATCCGGAGGTCGACTCCGAGATGGCCTACGACATCGCAATGCGTTTCGCCGAGCGGGAACTCGACCTGCCTCCCGCCAGGAAAGCCGCCGCCAACGGCAGCACCGCCCGCCGCCGCTAG
- a CDS encoding ABC transporter ATP-binding protein produces the protein MTGGAIRLLQLAKSFDGVPAVTGIDLDIPGGQFYSLLGASGCGKTTTLRMIAGFEKPDSGRIELDGHDVAGDPPHKRPVNTVFQTYALFPFMSVWDNVAFGLRYQKTSREETRRRVGEALDLVRMTDFAKRRPAQLSGGQQQRVALARALVLRPRVLLLDEPLGALDAKLRKQLQLELRAVQREVEITFVYVTHDQEEALTMSDRIAVMANGRVEQVGSPTEIYSAPATTYVAGFLGAANIFDADVVESADGSAICSAVSTRLRAATHDTARCPPGPAAIVIRPERISLQSVDEPVSAGHNAIAGTVGEVVYLGASTQVHVDVGADHAMVVEIPNHSGPQSVPHQPGSRVHCVCTPDAVRVLTRSPVAVVSDHTTDAVEPQNALAPG, from the coding sequence GTGACCGGGGGCGCCATCCGCCTGCTGCAGCTGGCCAAATCGTTCGACGGGGTTCCCGCGGTCACGGGGATCGACCTCGACATTCCGGGTGGTCAGTTCTACTCGCTGCTCGGCGCCTCGGGCTGCGGCAAGACCACCACCCTGCGGATGATCGCGGGGTTCGAAAAACCCGACTCCGGGCGCATCGAACTCGACGGACACGACGTCGCCGGCGACCCCCCGCACAAACGTCCGGTGAACACGGTCTTCCAGACCTACGCGCTGTTCCCGTTCATGTCGGTGTGGGACAACGTCGCTTTCGGCCTGCGCTACCAGAAGACCTCACGCGAGGAGACCCGACGACGGGTCGGCGAGGCGCTCGACCTGGTCCGCATGACCGATTTCGCCAAGCGTCGCCCGGCGCAGTTGTCGGGTGGCCAGCAGCAGCGGGTCGCACTGGCCCGGGCGTTGGTGCTGCGACCCCGCGTCCTGCTGCTCGACGAGCCTCTGGGCGCCCTCGACGCCAAACTGCGCAAGCAGTTGCAGTTGGAGTTGCGCGCAGTGCAGCGCGAGGTCGAGATCACGTTCGTCTACGTGACACACGACCAGGAGGAGGCGCTCACCATGAGCGACCGAATCGCGGTGATGGCGAACGGGAGGGTCGAACAGGTGGGCTCCCCCACCGAGATCTACTCGGCGCCGGCCACCACCTACGTCGCCGGATTCCTCGGTGCGGCCAACATCTTTGACGCTGACGTGGTCGAATCCGCCGACGGGTCCGCGATCTGCTCAGCCGTCTCCACCCGACTGCGGGCCGCCACCCATGACACGGCTAGATGCCCGCCGGGACCGGCGGCCATCGTGATCCGCCCCGAACGGATCAGCCTTCAGTCCGTCGACGAACCGGTGTCCGCTGGACACAACGCGATCGCCGGCACTGTCGGCGAAGTCGTGTACCTCGGGGCCTCGACGCAGGTCCATGTCGACGTCGGCGCGGATCACGCCATGGTGGTGGAGATTCCCAATCATTCGGGGCCTCAGTCGGTGCCGCACCAACCCGGCAGTCGTGTGCACTGCGTGTGCACCCCGGATGCGGTGCGGGTGTTGACCCGAAGTCCGGTCGCGGTGGTCAGCGACCACACCACGGACGCCGTCGAACCCCAGAACGCACTGGCTCCGGGCTAG
- a CDS encoding aspartate aminotransferase family protein: protein MSASAVDHRCSDAERLTEMIAKQEEVFLRRQPRSTEFIERARRHLAGGATSNWQIAEPQAVWMSHGSGSKVYDVDGTEYVDMHGGYGAAIAGHGHPAIVAAVSEQVRRGTHFAQPTENAIWIAEELSRRFGLPLWRFANSGTEATMDAVHLARSVTGRDLIIKVEGCYHGHHDSVQVSVLPEADEIGPREHPTGVAGNSGIPTAIRDLVVVVPFNDAEAVARALAEHQGRVAAMILEPVMMNAGIIAPHDGYLAAIRDLLHAAGALLIYDEVKTGFTTGPGGVTALSGVVPDIVCLAKALGGGISVAAIGGTEPVMSAIADGRYEQVGTFNGNPLAMAATRATLTDVLTPQAYDHLERLAAGLRSRLEAVIAEHGVDWHVVTVGAKGCVTFRGERVHEYRDFLDVDDRLGHLHWLIQHNGGVFLPPWGKVEQWLLSVQHDDVDTERFAANFATLAAAVAN, encoded by the coding sequence GTGTCTGCATCGGCAGTCGACCACCGTTGTTCGGATGCCGAGCGGCTGACCGAGATGATCGCCAAGCAGGAGGAGGTGTTCCTGCGCCGGCAGCCCCGCAGCACGGAGTTCATCGAGCGCGCGCGGCGCCACCTCGCGGGCGGCGCCACCTCCAACTGGCAGATCGCCGAACCCCAGGCCGTGTGGATGAGCCATGGCAGCGGGTCGAAGGTCTATGACGTCGACGGCACCGAGTACGTCGACATGCACGGCGGCTACGGCGCGGCGATCGCGGGTCACGGCCACCCCGCGATCGTCGCGGCGGTCAGCGAACAGGTCAGGCGGGGAACACATTTCGCCCAACCCACCGAGAATGCCATCTGGATAGCCGAAGAACTGTCCCGGCGCTTCGGACTCCCGCTGTGGCGGTTCGCCAACTCCGGCACCGAGGCCACCATGGACGCGGTGCACTTGGCGCGCTCGGTGACAGGCCGCGACCTGATCATCAAGGTCGAGGGCTGCTATCACGGCCACCACGACTCGGTGCAGGTCTCGGTGCTCCCGGAGGCCGACGAGATCGGGCCGCGCGAGCACCCGACGGGAGTTGCGGGCAACAGCGGCATCCCCACCGCGATCAGGGATCTGGTGGTGGTGGTCCCCTTCAACGACGCCGAGGCCGTCGCTCGCGCACTGGCCGAACATCAGGGCCGGGTCGCCGCCATGATCCTCGAACCCGTGATGATGAACGCGGGCATCATCGCACCCCACGACGGCTATCTGGCGGCCATCCGCGATCTCCTGCACGCCGCGGGCGCCCTGCTGATCTACGACGAGGTCAAGACGGGCTTCACGACGGGACCCGGTGGCGTGACCGCCCTTTCCGGAGTCGTGCCCGACATCGTGTGCCTGGCCAAGGCGCTCGGCGGCGGGATTTCCGTGGCGGCCATCGGCGGCACCGAACCGGTGATGTCCGCCATCGCAGACGGCCGCTACGAACAGGTCGGCACCTTCAACGGCAACCCGCTCGCGATGGCCGCGACCCGCGCCACCCTGACCGATGTGCTGACGCCGCAGGCGTATGACCATCTGGAGCGCCTCGCGGCCGGACTGCGGTCCCGCCTCGAGGCCGTGATCGCCGAGCACGGGGTGGACTGGCATGTCGTCACGGTGGGTGCCAAGGGCTGTGTGACCTTCCGCGGGGAGCGCGTGCACGAGTACCGGGACTTCCTGGATGTCGATGACCGGTTGGGCCATCTGCACTGGTTGATCCAGCACAACGGAGGCGTATTCCTGCCGCCATGGGGCAAGGTGGAGCAATGGCTGCTGTCCGTTCAGCACGACGATGTCGACACCGAACGCTTCGCCGCGAATTTCGCGACGCTGGCCGCGGCGGTGGCCAACTGA
- a CDS encoding polyamine ABC transporter substrate-binding protein, translating to MPVLPGNELPHGNPRSSPSRRQFLLRTALLAAAVPALPLALSACSKDGAGGGGATPSLTIAAPSSPVTWDVPSDNQPIADALAPEKGATLQLYSYADYISPDAVKSFEDKYQAKVQISTFNDTDEAITKIRGGNVDYDIYFPSYDQISRLVNGGLLKPLNHSYIPNISNVWPVFSNPWYDQEWRYTTPYTVYTTGIGWRADQVPEDIGALSNPYDALWDPKYKNKTAIIDDWHTAMALVLLRNGITDVNTSSEADLKLVGEQLSEMVAATSPKVTITMYNDMPAGQIGLAQMWSGDIIQALGYLPEDTSPDVLRYWFPSDGKGLVDNDLMVILKSGKNPVLAHLFLNHMLDPVSAQQNFTQIGYQPPQNSINPDSLVADGFIPEHLKSAIVRPEYFDAGYRLLELDAANDAAWHNVWRAFKAGGA from the coding sequence ATGCCCGTTCTCCCCGGAAACGAACTGCCGCACGGTAACCCCCGATCCAGCCCCAGCCGCAGACAGTTTCTGCTCCGGACTGCGCTGCTCGCCGCCGCCGTGCCCGCACTGCCTCTGGCGCTCAGCGCGTGTTCGAAGGACGGTGCCGGGGGCGGTGGTGCAACCCCGAGTCTGACCATCGCCGCACCGAGCAGTCCGGTCACATGGGACGTTCCGTCGGACAACCAACCCATCGCCGACGCGCTGGCACCCGAGAAGGGCGCCACTCTTCAGCTTTACAGCTACGCCGACTACATCTCGCCGGATGCGGTGAAGTCCTTCGAGGACAAGTACCAGGCCAAGGTGCAGATCTCGACGTTCAACGACACCGACGAAGCCATCACCAAGATCCGGGGCGGCAACGTCGACTACGACATCTACTTTCCCAGTTACGACCAGATCAGCCGACTGGTCAACGGCGGTCTGCTCAAACCGTTGAACCACAGCTACATCCCCAACATCAGCAATGTGTGGCCGGTGTTCAGCAATCCCTGGTACGACCAGGAGTGGCGCTACACGACGCCCTACACCGTCTACACCACGGGAATCGGCTGGCGTGCGGACCAGGTGCCGGAGGATATCGGTGCACTGTCGAATCCCTATGACGCACTGTGGGATCCGAAGTACAAGAACAAGACCGCGATCATCGACGACTGGCACACGGCCATGGCGCTGGTGCTGCTGCGCAACGGCATCACCGACGTCAACACGTCGTCGGAGGCGGACCTGAAACTCGTCGGCGAGCAGTTGTCGGAGATGGTGGCGGCGACCTCGCCCAAGGTCACCATCACCATGTACAACGACATGCCCGCGGGTCAGATCGGGTTGGCCCAGATGTGGTCCGGCGACATCATCCAGGCGCTGGGATACCTGCCCGAGGACACGTCGCCGGACGTGTTGAGGTACTGGTTCCCGTCCGACGGTAAGGGGCTGGTGGACAACGACCTGATGGTGATCCTCAAGAGCGGGAAGAATCCCGTACTGGCGCACCTCTTCCTCAATCACATGCTCGATCCCGTCTCGGCGCAGCAGAACTTCACCCAGATCGGCTATCAGCCGCCGCAGAACTCGATCAACCCCGACTCACTGGTCGCCGACGGGTTCATCCCCGAGCATCTCAAGTCGGCGATCGTCCGGCCCGAGTACTTCGACGCGGGATACCGGCTGCTGGAGTTGGACGCCGCGAATGACGCTGCCTGGCACAATGTTTGGCGCGCCTTCAAGGCCGGAGGAGCCTGA
- a CDS encoding ABC transporter permease, with protein sequence MAVTAPPASTPTRPVRRERTNALWPLLASPGIVWLLLFVVAPLYVVASIVFGRIDPIFRTPVPVWNPLQWDSTQFMYVLARIAPNDVYGPALIRTAVYVGIASVLCLAIAFPVAYYVARLAGRRRGLLLTLLIAPFWISYMMRMLAWVNLLQDDGLVNRVLTFGGAFDVGVHWLTGQPVVVILGLVYGYVPYMILPLYAGLDRLPQSTLEAARDLGADRLGSFWRVTLPMCRPTMVAAVLLTCLPMLGDYFTSDMLSASPKTAMVGNLINDSVHAPGQTGQAGAFVMLVLIVTILPMFYYVRVTSRGDAVAS encoded by the coding sequence GTGGCGGTGACGGCTCCGCCGGCATCGACTCCCACACGCCCGGTCCGCCGCGAGCGCACCAACGCGCTGTGGCCGCTGCTCGCCAGCCCCGGCATCGTCTGGTTGCTTCTGTTCGTCGTCGCACCGCTGTATGTGGTGGCTTCCATCGTGTTCGGGCGAATCGACCCGATCTTCCGCACGCCGGTGCCGGTGTGGAATCCACTGCAGTGGGACAGCACGCAGTTCATGTATGTGTTGGCGCGGATCGCGCCCAATGACGTGTACGGGCCTGCCCTGATCCGAACGGCGGTCTACGTCGGGATCGCCAGCGTGCTGTGCCTGGCGATCGCGTTTCCGGTGGCCTACTACGTGGCCCGGTTGGCGGGACGTCGGCGGGGCCTGCTGCTGACGCTGCTGATCGCACCCTTCTGGATCAGCTACATGATGCGGATGTTGGCCTGGGTCAACCTTCTTCAGGACGACGGTCTGGTGAATCGGGTGCTGACGTTCGGCGGCGCGTTCGACGTCGGAGTGCATTGGCTCACCGGCCAACCGGTGGTGGTGATCCTCGGATTGGTGTACGGCTATGTGCCGTACATGATTCTGCCGCTCTACGCCGGCCTGGATCGGCTGCCGCAGTCCACGCTCGAGGCCGCCCGCGACCTCGGGGCCGACCGTCTGGGCTCGTTTTGGCGGGTGACCCTGCCGATGTGCCGGCCGACGATGGTCGCCGCCGTCCTGCTCACGTGTCTGCCGATGCTGGGGGACTACTTCACCTCGGACATGCTGTCGGCGTCTCCGAAGACCGCGATGGTGGGCAATCTGATCAACGACAGCGTGCACGCGCCCGGGCAGACCGGACAGGCAGGTGCGTTCGTGATGCTGGTGCTGATCGTGACGATCCTGCCGATGTTCTACTACGTGCGGGTGACCTCGCGTGGTGATGCGGTGGCGTCGTGA
- a CDS encoding ABC transporter permease has translation MRGPVAWWHDPWRPPRILVGVTVAYLVWSLLPVLIAVMFSFNDGRSRTRWEGFSFRWYWGDPAKSVWHDAALHTALLQTLKLGVITTLITVPLGVLFAIGIDRWRGRLPSGANTLMLISFVVPEVLLAVALLFVVTSLALPIGLGTSAQVVGLVTFQIAYPAVLVRARLATIGRHYEEAAMDLGAGPLGALRRVTLPMLMPAIFASTVLVFADVIDDFVLVRYLSSNAATEPVSVKIYNTARAAPTPALNALATLLLLAALVAIVIGFLVYRRMTRGDALSDRGIAGFAGETTVP, from the coding sequence GTGAGGGGCCCCGTGGCGTGGTGGCACGACCCGTGGCGGCCCCCGCGGATTCTGGTCGGTGTAACGGTGGCCTACCTGGTGTGGTCGCTGTTGCCCGTGCTGATCGCGGTGATGTTCTCGTTCAACGACGGACGGTCGCGCACGCGGTGGGAGGGGTTCTCGTTCCGGTGGTACTGGGGCGATCCGGCGAAATCGGTGTGGCACGACGCCGCATTGCACACCGCGCTGCTTCAGACGCTGAAGCTGGGGGTCATCACGACGCTGATCACGGTTCCGCTCGGCGTTCTGTTCGCGATCGGCATCGACCGGTGGCGCGGAAGATTGCCGTCTGGCGCCAACACGCTGATGCTCATCTCCTTTGTGGTGCCCGAGGTGCTTCTGGCGGTGGCTCTGCTGTTCGTGGTGACCTCGCTGGCACTGCCGATCGGTCTGGGCACGTCGGCGCAGGTTGTCGGCCTCGTGACGTTTCAGATCGCCTACCCGGCCGTCCTCGTCCGCGCCCGATTGGCCACGATCGGAAGGCATTACGAAGAGGCGGCGATGGATCTGGGGGCGGGGCCACTGGGGGCGCTGCGGCGCGTCACGCTGCCCATGCTGATGCCTGCGATCTTCGCCAGCACCGTGCTGGTGTTCGCCGACGTGATCGACGACTTCGTGCTCGTGCGGTACCTGTCGAGCAATGCGGCCACCGAACCGGTGTCGGTGAAGATCTACAACACGGCGCGGGCCGCGCCCACGCCTGCCCTCAACGCCCTGGCGACGCTGCTGCTGCTCGCGGCCCTGGTGGCCATCGTCATCGGATTCCTGGTGTACCGCCGCATGACTCGCGGCGATGCTCTCAGTGACCGAGGCATCGCCGGGTTCGCCGGAGAGACCACGGTCCCCTGA